AAGCATAGAAGAAATCTTCAGACGTGTCTAAGTCCTCGTCAAATTTTTGCTGCATGACTAGCCCCTTAGGTATTATTGTGAAACCCATACTTATCTTAAATGACGGGATTAAGTCATTAGAGGTTATCGTAATTTCTTTTGGCTTAAGTTCGTTAATAAACGTTTGGAGCTCTTCAACATCTCTAAAATACTTAAAAGTTGTTGAGAGATATACTAGTGAGTTATTTTCTTTAGATATCTGCGTGAGTACTTTAAAAGCGTTAGTTGCCGTAACTATAGTATCTGAATCTACGAATAATATGTAGTCTACATCTACTTGAAGAAGTTTCTCAAGACACACGTTCCTAGCCTGAGGTATGTTAGTATCTCTAGCCACTAAGACTTCAAACTTCAGACCCGGATAATCCCTAAAAACACTATACACAATCTCAAGACTATTATCGGAGCTACCGCCATCAACAATTAAATAAAAAACCTTATCTTTAGGATAATCTTCCATTAAGAGAAACTTAAGAACGTGACCAATAGTTAACGCCGAATTAAACGTCAGGATACAGACACCTAGCTTCGGAAAGCTGTCTTGATGCATTAGTCTTAACCAATATTATGAATTAGGAGAGATATATAATTAATATTTAATAGATACTTAAATGGCTCTAACTCATTATGTTGTTTGAAGCTCTAGGAGGTAATGACATGGAGGAAGCTGACATAATATTGTATGGCAGGTACGTAGCAACCTTAGATCGAGCTAGTCGAGTAATTTCTAGAGGTGCTGTAGTAGTTAGAGATGGTGTAATTGTTGATGTAGGTGTTGAGGAGGACATACGCGGCAAGTATGAGGCGAAGGAAGTAATTGAGAGAAGAAATCATATAGTGATTCCAGGCTTAGTAGATTGTCATACTCACACACAGCAATATCTGCTTAGGTCCGCCATAAATGATTGGATGCTTCAGTTGCCTCCTGTCTGGACAAAGATTTTAGTTCCTTTCGAGAAGATAATGGGTGAAGATCTAGCAAGACTCTCAAGCAAGGCTAGCATAATTAATATGTTAAGGAATGGGATTACTTACTTTGTTGAGGCCGGCGCTCCATATCCAGAGATTTTGGCTGAGGAGGTTCTCGCTTCCGGGATCAATGGTGTGGTCACGTATGCTACATATGACATCGCAGAAGAAAAAGTTGCAGAACCTAAAGAAGTGCTTGAGAGGGTTGAGAGACTCTATAGAGAATACGGTAATCGCGGAGGAAATCTTCGTGTGTGGGTTAGTTTAAGGCAGGTTATGATGGTTTCTGAGGAGTTAATGAACGACGTGATTGAGCTCGGCGGTAGGCATGGCTTAGGGCTTACACTCCATCTAGGTGAGTATCAGGGGGAGGTAGACTATACGCTCGCTAAATACGGCTTAAGACCCCTAGAATACGTAGTTAAGCGGGGGGTCGAGAGAATCAATCCTATTATTATAGCTCACGGCGTCTATTTCTCACCGAAGGAAGTGCGCGTCCTTAGAGACTATGGGTTCGGGCTGTGCTGGTGTCCCTCAGTTGATTCGTGGCTTATGGGCATGCACTGGATCGGACTCACTGACGTGGAAGATCTTAAGTTAGGGATTGGAAGTGACGGAGGTGTTTGGGGCAGGATAGACTTACTACATGAAGCTAAGGTCGCTAAAGCCTTAGGCAAGGCACTAAGCACTTCCGTCGCGTACTTCAAGGCAGGACTAGACTCAAACACATTACTCAAGATGTTGACGGGCTCTACAGGATCTTTAGTAGGCGAGAAGATTGGAAGACTTGAGAGAGGTTATGCGGCAGACATAGTAGTGCTAGACACTAAAGAAATTAAGAACCTGCCCGTACACAACCCCGTAGACGCTGTAATAAATTATCTTGAAGGAGATAGCGTTACGGACGTAATAATTAGTGGGAAGCTAGTAGTCGAGAATAAGGAAGTCAAGACATTAGAAGAAGAGAAAGTCTTAAAAGAATTGCTAGACCGAGAAGAAGAAATAAAAGAAAAGTTTACGGAGCTAGCAAAACAACTTAAAACCATGTCGTAATGTAATATCTCTGAAAGCCTCATTCTTTCATAAGTTGACCCCTCGAGTATACTTTTGAGGAATTTCATTAGTTTAGTTATTTAGATGATTGTGTGAATACACACCTAACGAGAGGCTCTCTGAATTCAAGTTAGGTTATAACAGTTAAGTTTTAGATTAACCCATAGTCTCTTAATAGAGACCTTAACTTTCTCAATTCTTCTAGGAGCTCTACACCCTCAGGAGTTAGGACTAGCATCGTAGAACCTTTGCGTTCGTTTGAGGGGATACTCTCTACAAGTCCACGCGCTATTAACTCATCCAGTATTTTCTTTAATCTATCATACGATAGATTCGCTTTAGTTGAGAGCCATGTAGGATTTATTCCGCTCTCAGAACTAACTATTTCTAGTACTTCTAAGATTATCTCTAGCTTGTTTCGTTTCTTCATGGCTTAATGACCTTACTCAAGTGGTATGTTGCGAATACTAGCGTTGCTGAAGCTTTCAATAATTCGGAAGTTATGAGTAGATGTATGCCTAGTTGTGACAGCATTAGCAAACTACTTAAGCCTCTGAGGAAGTACGTGAGGGAGAGTACGATTAAGTAGCTTCTTAAGTACTTCCCACTAACGAGGAGAGAAACTGTCATGGATATTGTGAATGCCAGTAAGTCAGAGAAAGACACTAGTAGTAGGGGAGGCATGATAGCAAAAGCCTCCTCTTTACTTGCACACAACATAAAAAACAACATCACGAGAAAAGCTGCTGAAGCAGTTGAGGAAGATAATGTGTATAAAGTTAGAGAAATCTTAGGGTCTTCAAGAATGTTTGAGGTTGCTGAAGCTGCTTGACTGAGTGCGAGCAACATAAATGAGGCTGAGAAAAAACCAAGAAACTTAACACCTGTCCTTAGGTATGACTTCAAGAAGACAGTAGATATGTATGAGAAGAGAGCAAGACACGCAATATTCAGTACGAGTAACATAAGCTGATAGAGGTCCATGAAGAACATCCCCTAAGATCTTTTCATTGTGAAATATGTCTGGTTAGTTAACCGTACCTCAATAATTACCCCTATCGTGCCCTTATGTGTCTCGAAAACTTCTACCACGAGCGTGACATTGCCACTCGCAATCATGGGTCTCAGGCTATCGCCTGAAACCACTTTATTGCTTGCTTTATCTACGTAGTATGGTAGCAACATGAGAAAAACCCGCTTGTTTTTCTCTGGCCAGTAAGCATAGATACTGCTATCGACTCTCCGTATGTTCGATTCAGAAACGTAATCCCTGCCACGATGCAGACCATAACCCATAGAGCCTATGAGGAATGGTGGTGGCTTGACAGGCAAGTCAGAGAGTACCTTTTCTAATCCCGCCTCACTACCTCCTGTATCCGGGTACGTAGAGTATACTAAGAGTGGAGGCGTAAGTATTATCAAAACACCCAACACAAGTAAAGCAATCTCAGACTTACTTAGCAACTTTACACACCTTCCTAAACCTAAAAATCAAGAGAGTTTTAGAGTCTAAAAACGTGGTTATTCTTACTTGTTTGTAGATTCACACACGCATTCACATTGAGGAGTGCCTACTAAGTGATACGAGATTAGCTTTACTGTATTACCAGAAATGTCGACTAAGTATGTGTAGACTGCAGTCCCGTTTGTTAATACAGCTATGGATTGAGTAGCTCTTAAGATTACCTCACCATTAGCATCTACATACGCTCTTATTAATGGGTTGACTACCTTCAGGCTGAAGCCTTGACTTAGTAATTGTGAGGTCTCTGAATTAGATTCTAGTACACTCATTACTGTTGAATTATATTCTGAGCTTACCTCAATTGCCGGAATTCGTAGAACTCCGCGCTTGTGAGGAGTCCAAGGCATTCCAGGAGTCACTGACTGAATATTAGTTGTTGTATTATTGTTTGAGTCTTGAGCGTAAGCAGATATTACGTAGCCTGCTCCCACAGCAATTATCACCGCAATCACTGTCGCCATCACAGTAGCTTTCTTCAAGCCCATATACATCACCGTGAGTAGAGGGCCAAAATAAATTTAAAAGGATAACTCTCAAAAAGAGAGTCTCTCAGAGAGAATTTACACGGGGTAGGGGTAAAGCGCCTGAGACCGGGCGCGGAGCTAAACCCAGCGAAAGCCGGGAATGTAGCTCCAAACCTCCCCAGAACCCTCGCACTTTAGGGCGGAGAGGAGGTCAGTCGCTAACTCTTCAACGACTCTCTTTAGTGTTTCTTCCTCTGCGCTAGCTACTTCTTAGGCTCATCTACTTGTCTGCAAGACCTTTAAGACCTTCTCTGATTTTCTTGAGTATGAAGAGTATAGGGTACTATATCGTCTAAAAAGTGTGTTCGCGTGTAATGTGTATGGTTTTTAAGCTATGCTTTTAACTCCCTAAAATAGAAGTAAAAGCACGACTAAATGTATTGTAAAGATTGTCAAAGCTAAGATTGTGATGTGAGGCCATTTTAAAATTTTGTCTAAAGGCTTAAATTCTCGCTCTAATTCGCTCAGCACTCTTCGTTTAAGATCCTTTATAAGCTCCTCAGGAAGAGATCCTGCTGGCGCTTCCCTTAGGATAGGGTTTCCAGAATCATCTTTACTTAGTTGAAATGAATATGGACCGTAAAACTTAATCCTGCTTATTCTCTTAACACTAAATATTATAACTAGAAGCACCACTATCGTATTAATTAGGGATATAGCAAGAGCCTCGGTTAACTCCACGCATATCCCCTAAGCTTAAGTTTTGATCTAGGCTTAAAAACTTTGTGTTGAAACATGGCCCAACAAAGTCGAG
This genomic window from Zestosphaera sp. contains:
- a CDS encoding glycosyltransferase family A protein; the protein is MHQDSFPKLGVCILTFNSALTIGHVLKFLLMEDYPKDKVFYLIVDGGSSDNSLEIVYSVFRDYPGLKFEVLVARDTNIPQARNVCLEKLLQVDVDYILFVDSDTIVTATNAFKVLTQISKENNSLVYLSTTFKYFRDVEELQTFINELKPKEITITSNDLIPSFKISMGFTIIPKGLVMQQKFDEDLDTSEDFFYAFEAFSRGYTPLKSISPYTYDLNLKGEQGDIYWIASFKKYLRCMKKKAAARLIAWTEDKTLRLSRKEIFKGVTRHLINTLLLATLFLLPVLVFVSMSLFIAALTARLSSILGYAIYKKLRGYEIFGSIRNRIKFELYSALLILNLPTAYREFTRSLSKHALPQQRQVY
- a CDS encoding amidohydrolase family protein, producing MLFEALGGNDMEEADIILYGRYVATLDRASRVISRGAVVVRDGVIVDVGVEEDIRGKYEAKEVIERRNHIVIPGLVDCHTHTQQYLLRSAINDWMLQLPPVWTKILVPFEKIMGEDLARLSSKASIINMLRNGITYFVEAGAPYPEILAEEVLASGINGVVTYATYDIAEEKVAEPKEVLERVERLYREYGNRGGNLRVWVSLRQVMMVSEELMNDVIELGGRHGLGLTLHLGEYQGEVDYTLAKYGLRPLEYVVKRGVERINPIIIAHGVYFSPKEVRVLRDYGFGLCWCPSVDSWLMGMHWIGLTDVEDLKLGIGSDGGVWGRIDLLHEAKVAKALGKALSTSVAYFKAGLDSNTLLKMLTGSTGSLVGEKIGRLERGYAADIVVLDTKEIKNLPVHNPVDAVINYLEGDSVTDVIISGKLVVENKEVKTLEEEKVLKELLDREEEIKEKFTELAKQLKTMS
- a CDS encoding winged helix-turn-helix domain-containing protein produces the protein MKKRNKLEIILEVLEIVSSESGINPTWLSTKANLSYDRLKKILDELIARGLVESIPSNERKGSTMLVLTPEGVELLEELRKLRSLLRDYGLI
- a CDS encoding DUF5985 family protein, producing MDLYQLMLLVLNIACLALFSYISTVFLKSYLRTGVKFLGFFSASFMLLALSQAASATSNILEDPKISLTLYTLSSSTASAAFLVMLFFMLCASKEEAFAIMPPLLLVSFSDLLAFTISMTVSLLVSGKYLRSYLIVLSLTYFLRGLSSLLMLSQLGIHLLITSELLKASATLVFATYHLSKVIKP